The following coding sequences lie in one Dunckerocampus dactyliophorus isolate RoL2022-P2 chromosome 4, RoL_Ddac_1.1, whole genome shotgun sequence genomic window:
- the tars1 gene encoding threonine--tRNA ligase 1, cytoplasmic yields MWDSFSLVMAQQTVVEKMSELNVDEGLKGGASDGGKKKTKNDAGDSGGRVELSPAPEYIDERLTLYSKLKAEHDALLAERASKESRAIKVTLPDGKVVEGESWKTTPYQVACGISQGLADNTVIAKVNNNVWDLDRPLEDNCSLELLKFDDDEAQAVYWHSSAHILGEAMERVYGGCLCYGPPIESGFYYDMFLDNNEGVSSNDFPCLETLCKKIIKEKQPFERLEIKKETLLEMFKYNKFKCRILNEKVTTPTTTVYRCGPLIDLCRGPHVRHTGKIKALKIHKNSSTYWEGKADMETLQRIYGISFPDPKMLKEWEKFQEEAKNRDHRKLGREQDLFFFHDLSPGSCFFLPKGAFIYNTLIEFIRSEYRKRGFQEVVTPNIYNSKLWQTSGHWQHYSENMFSFEVEKETFALKPMNCPGHCLMFDHRPRSWRELPLRMADFGVLHRNELSGALTGLTRVRRFQQDDAHIFCSMEQIEDEIKGCLDFLRTVYGVFGFTFKLNLSTRPEKFLGEPAVWEQAEKQLENSLNDFGEKWVLNPGDGAFYGPKIDIQIKDAIGRYHQCATIQLDFQLPIRFSLSFVSHDGDDKKRPVIIHRAILGSVERMIAILTENYGGKWPLWLSPRQVMVVPVGPTCEEYAQKVHQEFHNSGFMSDVDLDAGCTLNKKIRNAQLAQYNFILVVGEKEKTGNTVNVRTRDNKVHGERGVEECIQRLKELKSSRNRNAEEDF; encoded by the exons ATGTGGGACAGCTTTTCACTTGTTATGGCTCAGCAGACCGTCGTGGAGAAAATGAGCGAACTGAATGTGGACGAAGGTTTAAAG GGAGGAGCATCAGatggaggaaaaaagaaaaccaaaaatgatGCTGGAGATTCTGGAGGACGAGTTGAG CTTTCGCCCGCACCCGAGTACATAGACGAGCGTCTCACTTTGTACTCCAAGCTGAAAGCTGAGCATGATGCCCTCTTGGCAGAAAGAGCTTCCAAGGAGAGTCGAGCAATCAAAGTCACTTTACCTGATGGCAAGGTGGTGGAGGGGGAGTCTTGGAAGACCACACCCTATCAAGTGGCTTGTGGAATCAG TCAAGGCCTCGCCGACAACACAGTGATTGCCAAGGTAAACAACAATGTGTGGGATCTGGACAGACCTTTGGAGGACAACTGCAGCCTGGAATTGCTcaagtttgatgatgatgaagctCAAGCT GTTTACTGGCACTCAAGTGCCCACATCTTGGGTGAAGCCATGGAGAGGGTATATGGGGGTTGTCTCTGCTACGGTCCGCCCATCGAGAGCGGCTTTTACTACGACATGTTCCTTGACAACAATGA GGGGGTATCAAGCAATGACTTCCCCTGCCTGGAGACCTTGTGCAAGAAAATCATTAAGGAGAAGCAGCCATTTGAGAGGTTGGAGATCAAAAAGGAAACTCTATTGGAGATGTTCAAG TACAATAAGTTCAAGTGCCGCATCCTGAACGAGAAGGTCACCACTCCCACCACTACAGTTTACAG GTGTGGTCCTTTAATTGATTTGTGTCGGGGTCCACACGTGAGACACACAGGAAAAATCAAGGCACTGAAGATCCACAAG aACTCTTCCACATACTGGGAGGGAAAGGCAGACATGGAGACCCTCCAGAGGATTTACGGCATCTCCTTCCCGGACCCCAAAATGCTGAAAGAGTGGGAGAAGTTTCAGGAAGAGGCCAAGAACAGAGATCATCGCAAACTGGGCCGG GAGCAGGACCTGTTCTTCTTCCATGACCTGAGCCCAGGGAGCTGCTTCTTTCTGCCAAAAGGCGCCTTCATCTACAACACCCTGATTGAGTTCATCAGA AGTGAGTACAGGAAAAGAGGCTTCCAGGAGGTGGTAACACCCAACATTTACAACAGTAAGCTGTGGCAGACCTCTGGTCACTGGCAGCACTATAGCGAGAACATGTTCTCCTTTGAGGTGGAGAAAGAGACCTTCGCCCTCAAACCCATGAACTGTCCTGGCCACTG TCTGATGTTTGATCACCGGCCACGTTCCTGGAGAGAGCTGCCCCTTCGCATGGCCGACTTTGGTGTCCTGCACAGGAACGAGCTGTCAGGAGCCCTCACTGGGCTCACCCGCGTCCGCCGTTTCCAGCAGGATGACGCTCATATCTTCTGCTCTATGGAGCAG ATCGAGGATGAGATCAAGGGTTGCCTCGATTTTCTGCGCACTGTGTACGGCGTATTCGGCTTCACTTTCAAGCTAAACCTTTCCACGAGACCAGAGAAATTCCTCGGAGAGCCCGCCGTCTGGGAGCAAGCAGAAAAG CAACTGGAGAACAGCTTGAATGACTTTGGAGAGAAATGGGTTCTCAACCCAGGTGATGGAGCTTTCTACGGACCAAAG ATTGACATCCAGATCAAGGACGCTATTGGCCGATACCATCAGTGTGCCACTATCCAATTGGATTTCCAGCTACCGATTCGCTTCAGTCTCTCCTTTGTCAG CCATGATGGAGATGACAAGAAGAGACCAGTGATTATCCACAGAGCCATTCTGGGATCAGTCGAGCGAATGATCGCCATCCTCACTGAAAATTATGGAGGAAAATG GCCACTGTGGCTGTCTCCTCGCCAAGTGATGGTTGTACCTGTGGGACCAACCTGTGAGGAGTACGCTCAGAAG GTTCATCAGGAATTCCACAACAGCGGCTTCATGAGCGACGTGGACCTCGATGCAGGATGCACTTTAAACAAGAAGATCCGAAACGCCCAGCTGGCTCAGTACAACTTCATCCTGG TGGTGGGAGAGAAGGAGAAGACCGGTAACACTGTGAACGTGCGCACTCGGGATAACAAAGTCCACGGTGAGCGTGGCGTGGAGGAGTGCATCCAGCGTCTGAAGGAGC